The genomic window TGTATAAAGCCCTTCAAGCTCTACTGAAAAACGATCGCGCTTGACAATACTTGATATGAATGAATATGATAGGGATAATGATAAGCATTGCAACTCCTCATGCGTACTCCGACCTCTTACCCCCACAACAATACCCGCAAGGATCTAGTCAACCGCTTCCGCGATCGCATCGCTCACGGTGAACGCACTAAATTAACTAGACAGGAACGCTCCGAATTGGCTCTGCATTTCGTTGATAAACTTGCCCAATGCGACTCAGAACAAGACGCGATCGCTCTCTGCAAAGACGAAATTGCACTCCTCGAAGAAGGCTATCCTGTCGGCAGTATCGCAAACCAGTATCTTCCTGAATGGCGCAAAGCAATCTCATTCGCTTTAGAAGAAGGTCGGCTTCCTAAGCAAAATCTAGAGCCAAACGAATTTGGCAAAGTCTACCAACATTGGGGACTCAAATACTTGCTTTACCCTAACGAGGTTCACAAAACGCTCAAAGAGAAAACTACTGCTGCAAACAACCAAAAGCAGGACGATTTACAACCCATTCGCGCTAACCACTTTATCACCAAAGCAAAGGACTTACTTCAAGCAGAAACCCCTTATGAATGGGCAGTAGGGCTTTTAGCGCTCACAGGTCGCAGATTCAGCGAAATCGTCGCTAAGGGCGAATTTAAATCAACCACTCATCCCTATGCGATCGCTTTTCGGGGACAACTCAAAAAAGGCGTTCAAAATCTTGATGAGGCTCAAACTTTCCTGATCGCTACATTAATTGAAAGCGATCAGGTTCTAGCAGTACTGGATAAGTTTAGAGCGCATCCTAGAATTCAAGAACTTGCAAAACTCTCGCCTGATGAAATCAATTCACGGCTCAATACTTCCGTGCGCCATCACATCAAACAGGAGTTTGAAGACGCACAAATCATTCCAGTTTTGACAGGGGAAAAGAGTGTTTCTGCCCATAACTTACGGGGCTGTTATGCCGAAATTGCAGTTCACTACTTTTGCCCACCAAACCAAGCAACTCATCGCTTTGTGCAAGCCCATTTAGGTCACATCATTGGAGAACGTGAACTTGCCAGCCGTAAGAATGCCGGGGCAACCGAACATTATTTTCACTACCGCCTTATCGGGGCACAGGGGCAGCAGCTTAACGAAAAGGGCATCTTGCTAGAGCAATTCGGAACGCTCCCTAACACAGTCGAATTTCAGCCAGAACAAACAACAATTGAAGCTTCTCAGGAGAATCCACCAATGGCGATCGCTTCCAAATCAAAAACACCTTCCCAAACCCGCAAGTCCCGCGCTTTTGTGCCCTCTGAGCTAATGCACCAACTTAAAGAAATCACCGCTAAAAAGCTCAATACCGATGGCTCTTACGCGGAAGTCCTTGAAGCCGTCGTGAGATTCCTACAAGATGACAAAACTCCCTCGATCGCTTCTTCCATCGAATCTCTTGGCTCGACCTTCCAGTGGTTCACAGCAGAAGTCGAACGCCTCCGAGAGGAAAATCTCCGCCTCGCTTCCGAACGCAACCAAGCGCAAGCAAAACTAGAAGGCTTGCACAATCAGTCTCATAACCAGGCAGAACTGGAAGCACTCAAAGCTGAAAATGCGCGATTAAAAGCTGAACTAGCTCAGTTCCAACAGATTAAACAAATGCTAGGAGGGGGCACTGATATGTCCACAACTCCGGCTCCTGAGGCGATCGCTCCTCCTCCCGCTACTCCAGTAACTCAACCTGCATCACCCAGACAAACAACAGTAGCTACTGGTCAAAAACGCATCCGAAATGAAGACCAGGCGCTCGACAAAATCAACGAGGCGATCGACCTCATCATGGCTTGGAATGATGACCCCTCACACGACCTCAATCACAAGTGGTTTATCTCTGTTCCCGTCATCCTCTCCTTAATCAGAGGCAGTGGCTATTCCACCTCTCAAGGAAGAGTGCAAGCGGCAATGGCAAGCCGAAAGCAAGAAATTGACGCTCACCATCATAAGCATGGGCTAGGTCAGCGGCACAATAGCCGTCACAACTTACCAATCACTGAAGATATTGTGCTCTAATACGCTGCTTTGTCAGCAGTATCAATCCTGTTGAATTCCGTTCAATACCCATCTCTAACCATTGAGGTTTTCTAACTAACTTAGCGATCAATCCCCTCTTCTCCTAATTCGCGTATGAGCCTATTTATCGAGAGACGCGACAGTCTTCCCGCTTACTCTATACAATCGGCTCAAACTCATTTGGCTTAACGAGGTTGACTTGATTTCACTGTCGTTGCAACTCGTTATTTTACAGCTATTGATTACAACTTTTTTACAAGTACTATTTTATAAGTAATTAACAATGTGGTTAATGTCAGAAAACTAACTATAAGAAACATATTATTCAAATTAGACGTTGTATTCTCTAAAACCTTCCAAGCAATTACTGTCAAAATTGTAGTAAAGATGGCAAATCCATTCACAAAAGCAAGTTTATTAAATTGTTGATTAAAGTCTGAAGACGATTCCTCCACCCTATTTTTAAAGTCCCATTGACGTGCAGACAATAGCATAAATATTGCAGGTATAGAGACTATTATCTTTTCCAAGAGCTTCGAAGAACTAGAATTATCAATAATCAATATAGAAATCAAGGAATTTATCACAAACATCTTCCTAAAACATTTCCTAAAGTTTAAATTCTACACTTCTTGAATATGTGTCACATCTCTTGCCTTTTGTTGCTCGTCTCACAAAGTATTCTTCATTCAGAAGCTAGATATCCAGCATTTCAGATCCTGCACGACAGTTAGCGCAAGACCAACGCCAATGAGCGAGAGGCACAACAATAGCAATCTCAAACCATTGAGATTTTCTAGCTAAACTTAGCGATCGCACCTTTCTTCTCCCCATTCACGTATTAGCCCATTCTTCAAGATACGCGACAATACCTGAAGGCACAGCTGTAACAGGAACGTGACCACCTCAAGGGCAATCCACTCTCTTCTGAGGAATTAGACCCTCTACGAGCCGGAAATTCAGCGTTCAACGCAAAACTGCATCTCTCTCGCTCTAAACGCAAAAATATTCATAACCCTGTGGCAAGGACACAAGGCTGGCAAAACCAACTCTCTCCCAACCACCCGATCGCCCCTCCCTCAACTGTCTCTACCTCTACACCCATCAGATAACGCGCTGTCGATACCTTAGCCTCTATCAAAATAATCACGCAAGTAATCATCTATTTCTCTCTTTACTTGCATTACTTTAGTTCTCTCTTGAAAACTATACTGCTTACTCTTTCTCTTATTAACTTACTTCTACTTAACTCTATCTTCTACTCTTACTTCTCTCTTCCTTATTTCGATCGCTTCTCTTCTCTCTCGTCTATCTCTCTTCATTCTCTTCTCACTCGCACCTTATCACTCGCCCTATCCGTCTACAACCAGTTAAACATACTTTTTGATAATGATAACCTTATGGCAACTGTTACTGATAAGAATAACCAGAGTGACAATTAACCATATTGATAAGAATAACCGAAGTAAGGATAAGCCTACTAATTCGCTCCACACTTTAATTCTTGACTGTTTTTACTCAAAAACAGTACATAAGTACCATTGCCTCCAAGCGATCGATCCCCCGTCTCCTTCACATTCCCAGGAGTCCCCGCTCTCTTCCACTTCCTTTGTCCTTTTATCGCATCTTTCTTTACATTGTCACCCGTTTCTCCCGCTCTCTCTCCCTTTTTCCCTACCCTACCCCTGCTCCGCTCTATCTCAATTCTGCTTGCATCCCCTGCCAAAATGCTGCCACTTCACTCACCACTACCCATCCCCGCCACAGCGTCTTGATCCCTGGCTCCCCATCCCCTTTGCGTCCTAAAAAACCGCCCTTCTTCGCAATCCATCGCACACATTCCCCCAAACTTGGCGCTTCTGTAGGCAACTCCCTTGTCCGATGCACCACCATGTACAACGCCTGCCACTCTACTGTCTCTAATATCCCTTCCACGCTTTGATCCGGATCTCGCCTTGCCTCGTACATCATCCACATCAATCGCCACGCTACAACGCTGTACGTCGCCACTGCTCGCTCTAGCCGCTCGCTCTCCTCCAACTGCAACTCCTCCACTCGACAACCGCTCTGGAGGACAAAAAAATATCGCTCTATCGTCCACCTCAACGTGTACTGTCGCAACTTTGCACACGCGCCTGCTAAGTCCTCCACTGCCTCCGTACTCAGCAGCAACCATCGCACTCCCTTTTCCTTCTCTGGCGGCTTCTCCTCTTCCGCTAACACCGCCCACATCTCGATCGCGCCCATTCCACTTAAATGCACAGGCGGCTGCAACCACACTCGCGCATACCGCACCGTCAAAACACACCGCCTCGCTTTTCGCTTCGGCGTTCGCTGCAATTCGATCGCCAGCTCCCCGGCAATCTCACTTCCTGCCATCACCTCAAATAACGGTTGCACTTCCTCGCTAAAGGCGCTCCGCTTCGTATTCCGGTTTTGTGCCGCTCGAATCAATAGCTCTGACTGAGCTCGGCGCGGTTGGGCAAACAACTGATAAATGTCCGCTTCGCGATCCGCGATCGTAATCACCCGCACTCCTTCGGGAAGTAGCCGTTCCGTCTCCTCTAAGCTCTCCAGCCACCGCACACTCTCCTTCTCTTCGATTCGCCGCTGCCGACTCGCTTTTCTCGTCCCAACTTGCTCCCCTCGACTCCACATCCGCTGGTGCAATATCCCCAACGGTACGCCTGCTTCACTCACCGCCAATACCGTGTGCAGCTTCAACCCTCGCGCTTCTGGGTCGCTGATCGGTCCTATCCCTCTCGTCCCTTTTCGGTGCTCACTATAGTCCAACTCGCTCGTGTCTTGGATCGCTAATACTACCCCACTCTCTCGCGCCCGTCTCATCACTGACGCTTGATGTCCACCTAAGATGTCTTCCACACCCACTCGTCGATTCGACCAGAAATCATACGTCCCTTGCAATGCTGCACTGTCTCGACTCGCCACGGGCACACTCGCTCCAGGTCGCGCACTCAAATCCTCCACAATCCTCACTAACCGCCGATTTAACCGTTCATCCCCTAAATCTGTTCCCGCTAACTCTTCGCTCGCCCAACTCATCAATGCACCTTCCTTCTCAGTGCATCTGAGCCTAAACCCTTTTCTCCCTCTTCCCTTTTTTCACCCTCTTTCTTTTATCCTTTTCCGCTCCTCGCCAATTCCTCTCTCCCTAACCTCTTCCTCTAAATCCCTCTCCCATAAGCTTCTCAGCCTCTCAATTCCTCCCTTTTGCCAAATTGATCCAACTTCTTCCACCTTCTCTCTCAATCATTGCCCGCTTCTCTGCTCTCCTCAACCCTTTTTACCCACAATCCCTCGCTTAATCTCCGCTTCCTCATCCCAAAACCAATCGCTCTCTCTTACCCTTTATTTCTTCAATTCCCTTTGCACCATCCGCCTTCTAGCCTTTCCTCTGCCCACCTCCTCTCTTCCACTTACCTCCCTTCTCTCCCTCTATCCCTATCTTTATCTAGCTATCCTTAGCTAACTTTTTCACCCTCCTAACCTCGATTACTCCTTTGCATCACTCTCGCCTTTTTGAAGTTTCTTACCCCTTTCATTAACTTCCCTTGCCTTTTCCTTACTTCTCTTCTTAATTCATTCCTCTATTCCCTTCAAACTCCTGACACATAACGATCCTGGCTCTGTTAAGTCCTCAGAAATCTCGTCGTTACTCTCCTTCTCTTTCCTTATCTCTTCTCTAATCCTCTTCATCTCCCTTCTCTTTTTCTTTGTACTTCTGTTGCAATTCCCTTTAGTCTCACACTGAGTCTATTCTATCTCAAAACACTAAACCCTTGCTGTACCTCGCTTCTGCCTCTCTCCTAATGTGTGTAGAAAGATGCCACTAATGCATAGCTACTTGGCGAATGCGCTCCATAGGCGGTAAATCATCTGCTTCCCGTTCCAGTTCCTTCAACCCGGCACGAATGGTATTTTGGCTGATACCCGTGGCTCGATGAACAGCAAGGATACCACCAAAGCCCAAAGCCCTTGCTTCCGTTGCCGCCCATAATCGACGACTACGCTCGTTTAGATAAGGACTGAGTTGGTCATACTTCTCCTCAATCTGCTTGACTACAGAATCAGGAATCATAGGAAAGGTTGAAAATCGCTTTCCTCAGCCTAATCATTCCTTGCCTGCTTGAACAAAGGAGTTACGCAAATTATTACTTTAAGACTCCTAAGGGTACCTGTCACCGTTCCATCAGCGGCTCTGGTCACTTCTGATTGAACTCGACCTGCCCCGTCATAGTCATACGTAATCGTTTCACCCGATTGCAGAGTGACCGTACCCAAGCGATTAAAGTACCCAACAAAATTCTTGAGGTAAACTATTATTTACATTGCTTGTTCCGCGCTTATTCCACTAATTTTTGGGTAATCTCCTCATTAGAATAATCTAGAGTAATTAACGTGTTTACAGCAAACCAGATCTTGCAACAACGTTACGAGCTTCAGCAACAATTAGGCATTACTCGAAGAGGACGGCAAACTTGGTTGGCAAGGGACTTTGTAACACAACCAAATAGACCCGTGATTATAAAGCTTCTAATATTTAACGCCGAATTACAGTGGGATGATCTCAAGTTATTTGAACGTGAGGCTCAAGTGCTGAAGAGCCTTAATCATCCTAAAGTTCCTAAATATCAAGACTATTTCAAAGTTGATCAACCGAATCACTCAGATTCCCTTTGGTGGGGGTTAGTGCAAGATTATATTCCGGGAACAACTTTAAAGGAAGCCCTTGAACAGGGATATAAATTTAATGAAGAAGAACTGCATAGGATTGCCAGAGAAATCTTACAAATTCTAATTCATTTACATGAATTGAGCCCACCTGTATTACATCGAGATATCAAACCCAGTAATTTGATTTTAGATCAGGATAAACAAATTCATTTGATTGATTTTGGGGCTGTTCAGTCAAATGTGGCCTTACCTGGAACAACGTTTACTGTAGTTGGGACGGTTGGTTATACTCCTTTAGAACAATTCGGTGGCAAGGCAGTTCCGGCATCCGATCTCTACGCGCTCGGTGCTACATTAATTCACTTATTAACAGGGGTTGCCCCAGCAGAGTTGCCTCAAAAAGATTTGCAAATCTGCTTTAGAGATGGCATTAGCATCAACTCTGACTTCATTAAATGGATTGAGAAGATGACTCAGCCTTCTATTGAGAAGCGATTTAGGTCAGCTCGTCAAGCACTCGCTTCTTTAAACACAAAACAAGATTCTGATTCTAAAAAAGTCAATTTTGTTAACTCAATACAAACTCTTCAGCCTAGAAATTCTACCAAATTGTCTCGCCCCTCAGTTAATCAAGTTGTGCTTAAGAAGACATCGGCTCGTCTAGAAATACATCCAATCAAGCCATCTCAATCCAACTACCCTCTCTTCATGCTCTTAGGAGCTGGACTCATTGCAGTCTTAATTATGTTTACTCTACAGTGGGTTTTAGTAAGCTCAAGCTTTATAGCTTCTCTTTTTGCTTTCTCTATTTTTGCATACTTTACTTTGCTTCGTTTTGCACTGCCAATAATCGTATCCAATTTTCCAAATAGGACACATCTCTACTTTGATCTTCAACGGAATCGATTTGAAATCAGAAAAGATACCTCCTTTGGAGGTAATTCAAAGCCGACTAAACTAGAGGTATGGGATTCAATTTCAGCGATTAAATATGTAATGGCAACTCAGAGAACTGGAAGCGGAGGTGAAAGAAAGTGGGCAGTCACAATACGTACATCTCGTAGCTATCTATTGGATTGGAATTTAACTGAAGTTGAATGTATGTGGATAATACAAGAAATTCAAGACTGGTTGACCTCAGGTTAACTCTTAACCAAAGAAAAAATAGCCTAGATTTTCATCCTCTAGGCTATTTTTACATCTTTTAATAGAGTTATCTGATAAAAGCTCGACAGTTCTTGAAACCTTCCTGTGGCAAACCTCATTGATAATTTTAGTTGCTAAATGAACAACCACAAGTAAACTTTATTACTAAGATCCGCCAAGCCTACTACAGCCGCGCCCAAAACATCATTTAATTTCGGCTCTCTACCTATTTCTCAGCAAATCTAAAAGGTTGAAATACTACTGCCCTTTCTACGTTCTAGTTGTCATTCCCTACCAAAGATTCCCAAGCTATAGGATATGAGATTCCAGAAAAGATATCAATTCCCATGTCGTAACCAACTGACATATTCCAATGCCCTAGAATTTGGTCAGATCGCACTGTTCCATATCCCATAATATAACTTTCGTGGCTAAATCCTGCACCAGTAACAATACCTGCTGATAATGCTAGAAAACCACCCGATAGAATTCGAACATGCGGACCTAAGATTCTTGGTGAAGATATTGCAACTGAACCATAGGTGAAGCTTAAATCAGGAATTTCATTAAAGGGAGGTGGAGTAGGAACAGAAAGACCAGGTGCTACAATCAACCAACGTCCACGTTCTTGTCGACGGTCAACAAATTCTGATGTGGCCTCAATAATGAAGACTCCACCAGAGAGAACTCCTCCGCCCATGTGTTCAGGAAAACCAAATTCAAAGCTTTTTGCATCACCATCCCAAGCGATACTACCGTGAATACGATCGTAATTTCTGCCAACTATAAACTGAGCACCTGCTGTTATTGCTGAAGATAGAGCGTATGAGATTGTGAGAGCTACTGTAAGCTCTGAATTAAACATTCCTGATGGATCAATATATCTAATCGGATTGCCATTTCCATACATATACCGATGTCTTGACATTGGTTGTTCCTGCCACCCTTCAAAGGGGTCAGTACTAGCAAAGCGTCCCGTGTTTTGGTCATAGTATCTAGCTCTGAGATACTGCATTCCAATGTTGGGGTCAGCCTGCTCCCCTCGATACAGATAGTTGTTTTCTGTTGTTCCATTGAAGCGCAACAGACTTCCATAAGCATCATAAGTGTAGGTATCGGTCACTCGCCCTGATTCATTGCTCAGCAGCCTGACTCCACTATGAGCATCATGGGTATAGAACGATGTATCACCTGCCCTATCTTGAGAAATCAATTCATGACCATGCACATAGGAGACTCCAATTTGTCCATTGGGTGCATATTCCTGAAGCACTTCTGCATAGGGACGATTGGCATCCACTAAATAGCGCGTTTCCTGCCCGTTTACAGTGGATGAGACTCGAATGCCATCAGCATCGTATTGGTAGTCCACCTGACGAGTGGTGCCACCTGTGGTGATATCCGCTTCTACCAAGCGATTCTCTTGATTCCAGCCATACTGGGTTTGCTGCCCTGGAGCTTGAACGGTGATGAGATTACCGTTGTTGTCATAAGTGTAGGTGGTCGCCACCCCTCCTAATGCGGTACTGGTGAGACGGTCGTTTGCATCGTAGACATAAGTTGTTACTCCTTCGGTAGAGTCCGTGCGCCTCATGCGGTTTCCGACATTATCGTAGGCATACTCAATGATTTGGTTGCCGTTTGTTGGGTCTGTGGTGGTTTCCTTGATGAGGCGGTAGAGTTCGTCATAGGTGAACTCTACCCGTCGTCCATTGAGTTCCGTGACGCTCGTGCGATTACCAACCAAGTCATAGGTGTAACCGTAGCTCGACAGCAGCGTCCCTGTTGCATCTTTTGTCTCTACTGCTGTGACTCGATTGAGCACATCATACTGATAGGTTTGCCTCACTCCATTAGGCAAAATTGTTTCAGCCAGATTGCCAACCGCGTTGTAGGTATAGACCGTTTCTCCAGTTGAGGCAATGACTCGCTCTAGTTGTCCCAGCGCACTATAGTGATGAGTGGTGGTGCCCGACGGAGTGGTTATCGTCTCTACTTGACCAGTGACATCGTCATAGGTATAAGCAATGGTCGTATTGTCGGGTTCCGTGCGAGTCAGCAATCGACCCGCCGCATCGTACAGATATTGAGTCACTCCTCGTTCATCGGTGACACTGTCTCGTCTCCCTGCTGTTGTATAGGTAAACTCAACCGATTGGTTGTCGCTTAAGAAGTGTTTTGCGGTCAATTGATTGAGGCTATTGTACTCATACTGCGTGGCCTCACCGTTGAAGTCTGTCACCTCAATCAGGTTGCCAACTCGGTTATACTCCATTTCCGAGCGTTGCAGCATGGGCCGAACGATGGCTGTGCGTCGTCCTAACCCATCATATTCGTATCGCGTCGTGCGATTATTGGCATCCGTTTGAGCGACCAGATTACCCGCTTCGTTGTATTGGTAGGTTGTGCGCTGCTGCTTGGCATCGACAACAGCCGTTAGCTGGTCAAGCACGTTGTAGTCAAAGGAAGTAGTACGTCCTAGCTGGTCGGTTGTGGCGATCGCATCACCCGATGCATCATAGGTTGTTCGGCTGCGACTACCATCTGCAAAGATGGTTTCAGTCAGTCGGTCTAATTCATCGTAGACAAAACGAGTGGTATGGTTGAGTGGGTCAGTTTCTGAAATCTTGCGTCCTGCGGCATCATAAACTGTTCTGGTCTCCAGGCGTTGACCCTGAGCATTGATGTTTCGAGTGAGCACGATTCGCCCAACCGCATCATATTCAAATTCAGTGCGGACACCGTCTTTCATCAGAGTAGTCATGCGCCCTGCCTGGTCATACTCCACTCCAGTCTGTAGGTTATCTAAGAGATTATTGGGAGTGTCGTCCGGTAACACCATTCCTGTTGGACGCCGGAGTGCATCGTAGCTGTAGCGCGTGATATTACCTGCCCAATCAGAGATCGCTACTTTGTTGCCGACTGCATCATACTCAACGGTAGAGCGGAGATTGTCCGTATCGTCGTTGGGAGTGTCATCGGCATAGATTGTCTCAATCAGCTCATTGCGCTCGTTATAGCGCATCTGAGTACGGCGACCCTCAGCATCAACAACAAACACTTGATTGCCATTGGCATCATACCCGTATTGAGTCAAGCCATTCTCCGTATCTAAAACCGACTCAACCTGTCCCTCGTCGTTATAGGTGCGGGTTATTGTTAAGGTGCGAACTCCGGTTGGGGTGGTCAGCGTCGTGGTTTCAGTCAGTTGATTGCCGTTGACATCGTAGGTGAAGGTTGTGACTTGCCCTAATGCATCAATCTCCTTCGTTTTATTACCAAACTGGTCATACTCAAAGGTGGTGATGTCATTGGCACCTTCATTGATGGTCAGAGAATTACCAAAGCGGTCATAGGTGTAGGCGATCGTGTAACCTGTAGCATCGGTCATAAACGCGACATTGCCACGTGCATCAAAGGTATAGCTGGTGGTGTGACCCAGAGAATTGGTGTTGGTTAAAAGCTGACCCCGAGCATTGTAGGTGTAATAGTCTGTTTGATTGAGTGCATTCGTTTGAGTGA from Oscillatoria sp. FACHB-1407 includes these protein-coding regions:
- a CDS encoding IS4 family transposase codes for the protein MSWASEELAGTDLGDERLNRRLVRIVEDLSARPGASVPVASRDSAALQGTYDFWSNRRVGVEDILGGHQASVMRRARESGVVLAIQDTSELDYSEHRKGTRGIGPISDPEARGLKLHTVLAVSEAGVPLGILHQRMWSRGEQVGTRKASRQRRIEEKESVRWLESLEETERLLPEGVRVITIADREADIYQLFAQPRRAQSELLIRAAQNRNTKRSAFSEEVQPLFEVMAGSEIAGELAIELQRTPKRKARRCVLTVRYARVWLQPPVHLSGMGAIEMWAVLAEEEKPPEKEKGVRWLLLSTEAVEDLAGACAKLRQYTLRWTIERYFFVLQSGCRVEELQLEESERLERAVATYSVVAWRLMWMMYEARRDPDQSVEGILETVEWQALYMVVHRTRELPTEAPSLGECVRWIAKKGGFLGRKGDGEPGIKTLWRGWVVVSEVAAFWQGMQAELR
- a CDS encoding serine/threonine protein kinase, which encodes MFTANQILQQRYELQQQLGITRRGRQTWLARDFVTQPNRPVIIKLLIFNAELQWDDLKLFEREAQVLKSLNHPKVPKYQDYFKVDQPNHSDSLWWGLVQDYIPGTTLKEALEQGYKFNEEELHRIAREILQILIHLHELSPPVLHRDIKPSNLILDQDKQIHLIDFGAVQSNVALPGTTFTVVGTVGYTPLEQFGGKAVPASDLYALGATLIHLLTGVAPAELPQKDLQICFRDGISINSDFIKWIEKMTQPSIEKRFRSARQALASLNTKQDSDSKKVNFVNSIQTLQPRNSTKLSRPSVNQVVLKKTSARLEIHPIKPSQSNYPLFMLLGAGLIAVLIMFTLQWVLVSSSFIASLFAFSIFAYFTLLRFALPIIVSNFPNRTHLYFDLQRNRFEIRKDTSFGGNSKPTKLEVWDSISAIKYVMATQRTGSGGERKWAVTIRTSRSYLLDWNLTEVECMWIIQEIQDWLTSG
- a CDS encoding RHS repeat protein, with translation SVRNADGTYLNSINGQYSGVNGTGYNPANPEYGSVYILTTKDGTQYEIDARSGDLLKVTDLNGNSLTYTDAGVFSSTGQSITFERDAQGRIVSVQDPMQEYIRYEYNAQGDLISVTDREQNTTRMEYNGERPHYLDRIIDPLDRPGVRNEYDEQGRLQFMVDAKGNPVEMSYDPTNSTQTVYDQLRNPTTYVYDERGNILTEIDAEGQVTTRAYDEDNNVLTETIITAESGPEGWTTTYTYDDQRNQLTQTNALNQTDYYTYNARGQLLTNTNSLGHTTSYTFDARGNVAFMTDATGYTIAYTYDRFGNSLTINEGANDITTFEYDQFGNKTKEIDALGQVTTFTYDVNGNQLTETTTLTTPTGVRTLTITRTYNDEGQVESVLDTENGLTQYGYDANGNQVFVVDAEGRRTQMRYNERNELIETIYADDTPNDDTDNLRSTVEYDAVGNKVAISDWAGNITRYSYDALRRPTGMVLPDDTPNNLLDNLQTGVEYDQAGRMTTLMKDGVRTEFEYDAVGRIVLTRNINAQGQRLETRTVYDAAGRKISETDPLNHTTRFVYDELDRLTETIFADGSRSRTTYDASGDAIATTDQLGRTTSFDYNVLDQLTAVVDAKQQRTTYQYNEAGNLVAQTDANNRTTRYEYDGLGRRTAIVRPMLQRSEMEYNRVGNLIEVTDFNGEATQYEYNSLNQLTAKHFLSDNQSVEFTYTTAGRRDSVTDERGVTQYLYDAAGRLLTRTEPDNTTIAYTYDDVTGQVETITTPSGTTTHHYSALGQLERVIASTGETVYTYNAVGNLAETILPNGVRQTYQYDVLNRVTAVETKDATGTLLSSYGYTYDLVGNRTSVTELNGRRVEFTYDELYRLIKETTTDPTNGNQIIEYAYDNVGNRMRRTDSTEGVTTYVYDANDRLTSTALGGVATTYTYDNNGNLITVQAPGQQTQYGWNQENRLVEADITTGGTTRQVDYQYDADGIRVSSTVNGQETRYLVDANRPYAEVLQEYAPNGQIGVSYVHGHELISQDRAGDTSFYTHDAHSGVRLLSNESGRVTDTYTYDAYGSLLRFNGTTENNYLYRGEQADPNIGMQYLRARYYDQNTGRFASTDPFEGWQEQPMSRHRYMYGNGNPIRYIDPSGMFNSELTVALTISYALSSAITAGAQFIVGRNYDRIHGSIAWDGDAKSFEFGFPEHMGGGVLSGGVFIIEATSEFVDRRQERGRWLIVAPGLSVPTPPPFNEIPDLSFTYGSVAISSPRILGPHVRILSGGFLALSAGIVTGAGFSHESYIMGYGTVRSDQILGHWNMSVGYDMGIDIFSGISYPIAWESLVGNDN
- a CDS encoding protelomerase family protein produces the protein MRTPTSYPHNNTRKDLVNRFRDRIAHGERTKLTRQERSELALHFVDKLAQCDSEQDAIALCKDEIALLEEGYPVGSIANQYLPEWRKAISFALEEGRLPKQNLEPNEFGKVYQHWGLKYLLYPNEVHKTLKEKTTAANNQKQDDLQPIRANHFITKAKDLLQAETPYEWAVGLLALTGRRFSEIVAKGEFKSTTHPYAIAFRGQLKKGVQNLDEAQTFLIATLIESDQVLAVLDKFRAHPRIQELAKLSPDEINSRLNTSVRHHIKQEFEDAQIIPVLTGEKSVSAHNLRGCYAEIAVHYFCPPNQATHRFVQAHLGHIIGERELASRKNAGATEHYFHYRLIGAQGQQLNEKGILLEQFGTLPNTVEFQPEQTTIEASQENPPMAIASKSKTPSQTRKSRAFVPSELMHQLKEITAKKLNTDGSYAEVLEAVVRFLQDDKTPSIASSIESLGSTFQWFTAEVERLREENLRLASERNQAQAKLEGLHNQSHNQAELEALKAENARLKAELAQFQQIKQMLGGGTDMSTTPAPEAIAPPPATPVTQPASPRQTTVATGQKRIRNEDQALDKINEAIDLIMAWNDDPSHDLNHKWFISVPVILSLIRGSGYSTSQGRVQAAMASRKQEIDAHHHKHGLGQRHNSRHNLPITEDIVL